In the genome of Lacerta agilis isolate rLacAgi1 chromosome 2, rLacAgi1.pri, whole genome shotgun sequence, one region contains:
- the YIPF5 gene encoding protein YIPF5 isoform X1 has translation MSGFDNFNTDFYQTSYSIDDQAQSYGGDYAGGTYNKQYAGYDYSQQGGYVPPEMMQPQQPYTGQIFQPTQTYTPSSSQSFYGSNFEDEPPLLEELGINFDHIWQKTLTVLHPLKAADGSIMNETDMAGPMVFCLAFGATLLLAGKIQFGYVYGISAIGCLGMFCLLNLMSMTGVSFGCVASVLGYCLLPMIILSSFAIVFSLQGMMGVILAAGIIGWCSFSASKIFISALAMEGQQLLVAYPCALLYGVFALISVF, from the exons ATGTCTGGGTTCGACAACTTCAATACAGATTTCTATCAAACAAGTTACAGCATTGATGATCAAGCACAGTCCTATGGAGGAGACTATGCAGGAGGAACATACAACAA ACAGTATGCTGGCTACGACTATTCTCAGCAAGGCGGATATGTCCCTCCAGAGATGATGCAGCCACAACAGCCTTACACTGGCCAGATTTTTCAGCCAACGCAAACATACACTCCATCCTCCTCACAGTCTTTCTATGGAAGCAATTTTGAAGATGAGCCACCCTTACTAGAAG AACTAGGAATCAATTTTGACCACATCTGGCAGAAGACTCTTACAGTATTGCACCCGTTAAAAGCAGCAGATGGCAGCATAATGAATGAAACTGATATGGCAGGGCCCATGGTCTTCTGCCTAGCCTTTGGTGCCACCTTATTGCTG GCTGGCAAAATTCAGTTTGGCTATGTGTATGGGATTAGTGCAATCGGATGCTTAGGAATGTTCTGTCTCCTGAACTTAATGAGCATGACGGGCGTTTCGTTTGGCTGTGTTGCCAGTGTGCTAGGATACTGTCTCCTTCCTATGATCATACTTTCCAGCTTTGCAATTGTATTTTCTCTACA GGGTATGATGGGAGTTATTCTTGCTGCTGGAATTATTGGATGGTGTAGCTTTTCAGCTTCCAAAATCTTCATTTCAGCCTTGGCAATGGAAGGACAACAACTTTTAGTAGCATATCCCTGTGCTTTATTATATGGAGTCTTTGCCCTCATTTCTGTGTTTTGA
- the YIPF5 gene encoding protein YIPF5 isoform X2, which yields MMQPQQPYTGQIFQPTQTYTPSSSQSFYGSNFEDEPPLLEELGINFDHIWQKTLTVLHPLKAADGSIMNETDMAGPMVFCLAFGATLLLAGKIQFGYVYGISAIGCLGMFCLLNLMSMTGVSFGCVASVLGYCLLPMIILSSFAIVFSLQGMMGVILAAGIIGWCSFSASKIFISALAMEGQQLLVAYPCALLYGVFALISVF from the exons ATGATGCAGCCACAACAGCCTTACACTGGCCAGATTTTTCAGCCAACGCAAACATACACTCCATCCTCCTCACAGTCTTTCTATGGAAGCAATTTTGAAGATGAGCCACCCTTACTAGAAG AACTAGGAATCAATTTTGACCACATCTGGCAGAAGACTCTTACAGTATTGCACCCGTTAAAAGCAGCAGATGGCAGCATAATGAATGAAACTGATATGGCAGGGCCCATGGTCTTCTGCCTAGCCTTTGGTGCCACCTTATTGCTG GCTGGCAAAATTCAGTTTGGCTATGTGTATGGGATTAGTGCAATCGGATGCTTAGGAATGTTCTGTCTCCTGAACTTAATGAGCATGACGGGCGTTTCGTTTGGCTGTGTTGCCAGTGTGCTAGGATACTGTCTCCTTCCTATGATCATACTTTCCAGCTTTGCAATTGTATTTTCTCTACA GGGTATGATGGGAGTTATTCTTGCTGCTGGAATTATTGGATGGTGTAGCTTTTCAGCTTCCAAAATCTTCATTTCAGCCTTGGCAATGGAAGGACAACAACTTTTAGTAGCATATCCCTGTGCTTTATTATATGGAGTCTTTGCCCTCATTTCTGTGTTTTGA